One Sulfoacidibacillus ferrooxidans genomic window, GATTAAGATCAGTGGCAATACGGCGATGTGGAGACCGTAGACTTGCCCGTTATTTAAGATGTTCAAAAACCCATCGAGTCCAGCGCCATTGAAGGCATCCTTACTTTGTACCTGATTCCACTGTGCAAAGAAGTCGCCACGGGATAGGTATCCGGTGAAGGCGGTGATCACGGAAACACCAAAGGAGAGCGCTCCAAGTACCCATGTCATGGCGCGACCTTCACGCCACGATCCCATAAAAAACTGACCTACCAGATGCATTGTCATAAAGAAGAAAAAGGCCTGAACACTCCAAAAGTGCACCGAACGAAAAAACGCCCCCGCAGCAGAATATTGATACCAAGTGGGGCCGTATGCCGCCATGATGACACCTGACATAATCGTGAAGACTAGACTGCTTAATGTAAAAACACCAAAACTATAGACGAGTGATGAGACGTAAATGGGTTGTTCTGAAGGCAAGAGATTATCCCACGTCAACTTTTCTGTAACAGTGGTGCGCATGCTTTTGGTCCAGTTCATTTTTTATCGCCTCGATCATGGTGAGGATATTTGGCTGCAACAAA contains:
- a CDS encoding cytochrome b N-terminal domain-containing protein, with translation MNWTKSMRTTVTEKLTWDNLLPSEQPIYVSSLVYSFGVFTLSSLVFTIMSGVIMAAYGPTWYQYSAAGAFFRSVHFWSVQAFFFFMTMHLVGQFFMGSWREGRAMTWVLGALSFGVSVITAFTGYLSRGDFFAQWNQVQSKDAFNGAGLDGFLNILNNGQVYGLHIAVLPLILIVLVGWHMVAVRAKGVVPPYQAVHVQKKEGEKR